From Rhopalosiphum padi isolate XX-2018 chromosome 2, ASM2088224v1, whole genome shotgun sequence:
TCatccttaaaataataatttctcctcaaacagtttttgatatttaaaaaaaacataacaatagataggtacttaaaatttgcaccaaatattttttaactttttttgatttattttattaataaacataagacatttttattttattttttatttttttctataaatgtcaaatttcaataaaaattattcgctgggtcaaaattcttgacaatttaatagaaaatctTACAAAAGTTATTcttattgttgtataaaaatatataggcagATTTgagttgatataaaataatgattaaatattaattataggtaggtacaaataataaatgcaatattttcggtaaaaattatttcaacctATTACCGTcgtactaaaagtaaaataaatgattttaacttTCATcagatttatatcataaaatatatttgttgataaAGCTGACACTGATGACAGAGAGACCGTCTtctctcagaatcgtttttcatatacttacaatgatatatcattgaattcaaatttaacacacccataagGCCATAATAGTAActcactcgacacctaatgtacagcagagcgtcattcacattcctacattttttattattgttgctgtaatattataatattaaaatcgcaGGCAGCGAGTTTTATAACTAAGATTAAGTACTAAGTCTATAGATAAACATAGTTAGGTAATATTCAAATTCCGCCGAACACACGGTCTACAGTCCGCTGTCGCACTGATAACATATATGTTATCAGTGTTAATAAGCGTTATCAACGTAATGTTTGTATATCATTTATAGTACGCGAGGCGAAAAGTGAGCCGCGATCGTCGCGCGCCAAGCGGTCATTTTTTCTGGTTTCAGGGGTTCTACGTTTGTGTGCAATGGAAACAGCTGCCGCGCATTTTAAAAACGGCAGgtggtaatttattgtataattcattgtattttGGAGACCAATTTATTTTCCTTTAGCAGTAGGCGCCAGTAGCTGCTGTTGCATAccacaatattttgttaacgtTTGGTTAGTCATTCGACATTCGAGATACGAGTTTACACGTGTTTTTATTCGCTTATTATCTACGTTTGTAATCATATTTCCCGCGTTCTTACGTGGTTGGTTTTTAAAGTGCGCGCTTTTAAAGTTTgaatgtttgtaatattttaattatttctttaataattactcgtatacaaaaatagttttaaaatggcaTATCAAGACACACATTCTCAAACGAAGAaagttatttttcatgtttataattatttcaaaacattgGCTGGTGACAAAGGTAAGCcagaaattagtaatttttttcgtcAAACTCGTGAAATGACTGCTGAAGCGTGTGGCGTAAGTCTTGCTTGTGTTAAACGAGTTTGTGCTGAAGGGAAAAAATTATCTGTGGGTGAAAATCAACTAGCTGCCGAACCTTCTTCATTTAAGTCTCCAAGGAAAACTTATAAACGTGCCAAACCTATGACCAACTTGGACGATTTTGACAATGAAGTTGTCAGAAGAACAGTTCATAGTTTTTATGATAATGGTCAGTATCCAACTAGTGCAAAAATATTGGGAGCGTtgcatgaaaaaattaattattcgggTTCACAATGGTCCGTGCGACATATTTTGCGtagtttgaatttcaaatacaaaaaatgtaatgatgggCGTAAATTTCTAATGGAAAGAAATGATATTGTTTGTTCTCGGGTTAAGTTTTTGAGAAAAATGAACGAGTTTAGACGTAATAACGATACAAGGCCAATTGTTTACTTAGACGAAACATGGGTAAACCAAAATCATACGCGAGGACACATATGGCAAAACTCCGACAACACCGAAGgattaaaagtacctattggTAAGGGCGGTCGGCTTATTGTGTGTCATGCTGGGTCACCTTCATTTGGTTTtgtcaaaaattcaaaactggTTTTTCGTTGCAAGTCGGGATCGCAGGCTGACTATCATTCTCAAATGAACGCCACCGTTTTTCAAAAATGGTTTATAGATATGTTGGGCAATTTAGAAGAACCTTGTATAATTGTAATGGACAATGCCACATACCATTCTACCTTAACAGAAGAATATCCTAAGGCAAATACTCGAAAGGCAGATGTACAAAAATGGTTACAAGACAAATCTGTAGACTTTTCTCCAGTAGAGACATTAAGCGAACTACGGGAAAAAGTCAAATTGACGAtgccaaaagaaaaaaaatataaattggacgAAATTGCACTACAAATGGGCCATGAAGTGGTAAGACTTCCTCCTTACCACTGCCAATATAACCCAATCGAATTAATCTGGGCGCAAGTTAAGGGTAAAGTCGCGGAAAAAAATAACACCTTCAAAATGGCAGATATAGAAGTGTTAGTAAATAGTGCTTTAGATGCAGTCACAACAGAAGATTGGGCAAAATGTGGCGATCACTGCGATAAAATTCAAGAAGACGATTTGGTAAAAGAAGGATTAAGAGATGAAATTTTGGAGCCtattataatgacaattaaTCCCGACGACAGTTCTACTGACGAAGACGATGATGAAGAcgatatgattaattaaaaaaaatgtattatatgtattacttgtgttatttgtattttattatgtttttttttattataatttattaaaaacatctaCATTACGTCGTTTGAAATTACTTTATAGGCGGGAAAACAGTAGGAATAGGCGGAGTAACCCTGACGAAAAACAGCCGCTTGGCGCGCGACGATCGCGGCTCACTTTTCGCCTCGCGTACTatagtaataacaacaataataataattgttatttgtttatattgtatagatattcctaaatttgtattttgttataatatcatgGTTTAAATAGTACAcacattataggtacatattattttaattattctatcatattatataatataaaataataatttatatttttatcgtcagTCAACGTCATTCCATCATTTCCATCGTCGTCCGTCGGTCGACGTAAGTCGGTACTCACTGCCACTTGTCACGTGCCGCACATTTGCCGTTTGCTCTATTTACGTCTCCGTAGAAAATTCGAAACATCAATCGAGATGTTGCCGCAAGATAGTGCCGTGGCCGGCCACCTGTTGCCGCGTTGGTGACATTTTCATCGTCCGTTATTCTCACCTCAAATTTCTGGACGAAGTGAAACACTTGACAACTTAACACTCCTCTTTTTAGTCCTAACCGACTCGTCGCCCACGGTTTGACCGTTGCACCTGTTTTCTGATTACATCAAATCGAAAATGGCTTGCTTCGGATTCGACCGTGACGCGCCCGAAGTGCCTGGACAAATCCGTGTCAGGGGGTGTACGGACATAGTATGGCTGTGCGCTTTTTTGGTACTCTGGTGTCTGATGGTAGGTAGCCAAAACATTCGTTTTATTACTATACACCAAAGTTTGGCAACTTAATGATTTTCTTAAAGTCAGTAAAGTTAAGTTAATATGCATTAATcagaaaaagttaaaagttaaaagttgaTTAAAGTTTTGgataacttattattgttaaacacagttttttttattaaaacctttatttttttactaactcaaaaatatattgtctttACACAGTATTTCTATATAGTTTTTCATTGAATCTTAGTTTTTTGATGTGGAAATTTAATTGATTGAATTGTAATgacaaaactaaaaacaaaatcaattaacctaagtgaaaattaaattaattgatttcatgttaattaaaaaacaattaagttaaattaatggAAACccttaataacttttttaaattaaaaatttaattaattttgtctctACCATAAATTGTTATCTATTACAGTTAACGCTTCACCTTGCCTAAAATACAACTGGCCTTCTAAATGAACAGTGAAAactcaataaaaaatttgaaggAACCAAgagatttctttttttatagagAGGGATTGAATTGATTAATAGGTTATAAATCAAACCaaccattataatgtaatatttatgttgttcAGAGTTTTTTGTTGTAACAAGTTTTGTTATAAAGGtttccataaaaaataaaatcatacctacctaaataatgAGTTCTATAATTTGAAATGGTGTCGCTGGACATCCCTTCCATTTAAGAAAATACATCTACTAATTCCTACATAATTTTACATACTATATTGTACTTCTTTAacgtattgtaaatatattcttttataattgtaaaaataaaaaaaacttttcaacTCACTAATAGCATTGTTTtacacttattaaatattaattgtttgtgtTAGTTCCTAATTTTATGTAatcttttagatatttatagctGTGTTTGCTTTTATCTACGGCGACCCCCTGCGTTTGATTAACGGCCATGACAGTTTTGGTAACACTTGCGGTTCTTCTGGTAATCCCAAAATGGGCAAACTCTCCAATTTGGATACTAcagataaaaagtaaattttaaaatgttctttttaAATTGATAGACATGAACTCAATACGTGCAATTTCTGTTGGCTTTTAGATTCCTATTCTATTTAGATCCAGTCAACATTGAACATAGTATGCAAATATGCGTTAAGCAATGTCCGGATAGAGATATATTAGCTTTGGAAGACCTTCAGGATTTTTATAACCGAACTGAATCATTACTTTGCAGGTAATcctctttaaattaattgtatatttatagattcaattgtacaaatattatttttatgtgttactataatagtattcttaataattatttgccaTAGCTATAATTTCGATTTGAACAATTTCACTACCGATGAAGCGCTTTACAAGTCTAATATTTTCACTACATCTTTGGGGCCTTGTCCCCCATTTCCAGTTTACAAAAGCCATCATGTATTGAATAGATGTGTTCCTGAAGAATTGAACAATCAAACATTGCctctgatttataatatttatagtatgatGAATGATTGGGATTTCACAGAAGAAATATTGAATGATTTGTACAAAACTTGGCCACAAATGTTGTATTTCACTATATTAGCTTTTGGTAAGAATATgcaatttttggaatttttttttttgaaacctaCGTAAATcttaaaaagtttttagtaGTTTTACCCAAGATTCACAAAAGAATAAAGAAAaaactgcaataataatattatacctaatatttagttaaatttaaataaattatttaattgcattctttaaatgtatttaaagaaatattctttgttttgtttatagtaTTGACGTTCATCATCATTTTACTAATTCATTTCCTTACAAAAATTGtagcctatatattattaattggtgTCAGCTTGATGGTTCTAGGTAATATTTAGTTAtctgattattttaaagtgtttgctatgaaaatactaataattgtgttataatttgaatttttcagtAAATGTGTTTTTACTTTGGTGGgaatattttactttgaaaatGCGCCTAGACAACACTATTGAGGCACAGACATTAAGTGCCGATGCTTGCAACGAACATACTTTTCTAATACTttccattatttttacattattttcggtaaattaaattattgtgtctAAGACTTCATTGTTTctaattcttataataaattacaggtTATTATACTTTTGTTGGTTTTGGCTATGCGTAAGCGATTGAATTTTTTGTCCACTTTGTTTCACGAGTCTGCTGATTGTCTGTCTAAACTTCCAGCCTTATATTGGCAACCTATGTGTACATTTGCTGTGCTACTTGGCTTATATGCATTTTGGACTGCTGTAATCCTTCATTTAGCCACAGCAAGtaagttttattaaagttttcagtttaacaataattatcttaaGACAAGTAAATTGTTATAGATTATCCTGGTACCAGATCACTAAAATTAGTAACAGATTTTGTGGAGAAAAACACGACAACCAATGATTCATTGATTTCGGAAGAGTCTGAGAAACATTTTATGCCATTCATCAatggtatgttttattttatttttatgttattggtTATTTATCActaatcatcattattttatagctGTAGAGTTTAAAGATGCTACTTGGGTACGTTATATGTGGTGGGTATATTTAATTGGCCTGATATGGTCATCCGAATTTATATTAGCATGTCAACATATGATTATTTCTGGAGCAGTAGCAAAATGGTATTTCACTAAGTAAGTAATCTATACAATatgaactttttaatttattgatttaacgggaattattttatttttcagtggaaaaaataaaaaatctgttGTCCTTtcttcaatttataatttggcATTCTACCATTTGGGCTCTATTGCTCTCGGATCTCTGTTAATCATTCTATTTAAAATTCCCAGGCTTATATTGACAACATGTCAttctaagtaatttaaaaatatttaatgtttgtgtattgtaattttatttattagaataaattgatCTTTTTAGGAGCAATTCAACAAAAACAGATAACCATTGTATAAAAAAGACGTGCACTTGTTGTACATATTCCTTTGACAATTTTTTCAAGTATATCAATCATAATGCATATACCATAGTATCAATGGAAGGAATAGGATTTTGTTTAGCTGCTTCgagggtatattattataaatttaaaattgtattatataaataatatgaagaaTGTTAAAAGATTCTTTTTCTTTTCAGGCTTGGCATGTTATTGTTGGTAACGCTTTGAGATTGGGTTCCATAAACAGTATTGGTGACTTCATATTATTCCTGGCTAAGTGTTTGGTCACTCTAATTATTGGTTCTCTGGCATTGTTTACATTACGATCAAACCCAGAATTGCATTTTCATGCTATACCAATcatcattatatgtatatttacattttttgttgcTCACTGTGTCATTTCATTACATGAGGTAACGTTATGTAACAATTTGGTTTTTTCAGgtgttatattttgtgtttttacgattaatataaaagcattaatatgtaataacattaaaatacaatttcatagtgaattatgtttaaatatatttatgataattttattgttttaaatttaacaggtggtaatagatacattatttttgtgtGTATGTGAAGACAAAAACATTAATGGAGAGATGTGGCACAAGAGTCCAATAATAAAACTATCTAAGTCTAAAAAGCCGATTGTAAAAAATTCTACCAACACACAAATTGTAAAAACCAATACATAGGTTGTTTTAGCTTTTAAGCAGTTTACATTTTTCCTAAGATTCTAAGATTCTTTGTCTTATTTatagtcaataattattttaaaaatacttattttatattaactgacatatatatatatatttattaacttacatTAAGTTGCTTACTATTCTAATGAGCACTGTGCAATCTGTATgtcctattatttaaaaaaaacttgttaatgcatttaaatatataatgatacttTTAAGctagactatattatacatttgttgaaacttgacattttattttattttattttatagtatttatatatttatatatttagactATTGTTGGTTTGCATGAACAATTGATTTGGTTAATGTAATTCATGTTTAAGGGACCATTACTTCACCATTGATTCATAAAATGCTTGTACGGAATggacaatgtttttaaatatttatttatatgttattttgaatatttttatattttaatagattcatacaacttttattttgatggaatatggatatttaatttaaataacaattgtctatataatgaaaatatttggcAATAATCTATGTgtggtgaaaataatattttttgtgtttttatacgattatttttaatatgtaaaactaatacaagggcataattaattataactattgtttaaacttttaaagaaaaattattatgattctataattcattttacactaataattaaaagtatgactgtataaaatatatgaattattcaattatctaTGTTGTAAAATAACAACAGCTCTCTGGTAATAAGGATTATCGTCCATCACTTGGTATAGTATGTAGCATATTGACTAAGTACACTTGTTATGCAGGGAAATACATaagctttattaattttagaggttaaactaacttttattttctaaacGGATGGTTTACTGAGAGCTTACtatatggtttattttaatCAGCCAATAACTTTTAGCAGGGACTAATTAAACCCAAATTCTTTGATGTATT
This genomic window contains:
- the LOC132922345 gene encoding uncharacterized protein LOC132922345 encodes the protein MAYQDTHSQTKKVIFHVYNYFKTLAGDKGKPEISNFFRQTREMTAEACGVSLACVKRVCAEGKKLSVGENQLAAEPSSFKSPRKTYKRAKPMTNLDDFDNEVVRRTVHSFYDNGQYPTSAKILGALHEKINYSGSQWSVRHILRSLNFKYKKCNDGRKFLMERNDIVCSRVKFLRKMNEFRRNNDTRPIVYLDETWVNQNHTRGHIWQNSDNTEGLKVPIGKGGRLIVCHAGSPSFGFVKNSKLVFRCKSGSQADYHSQMNATVFQKWFIDMLGNLEEPCIIVMDNATYHSTLTEEYPKANTRKADVQKWLQDKSVDFSPVETLSELREKVKLTMPKEKKYKLDEIALQMGHEVVRLPPYHCQYNPIELIWAQVKGKVAEKNNTFKMADIEVLVNSALDAVTTEDWAKCGDHCDKIQEDDLVKEGLRDEILEPIIMTINPDDSSTDEDDDEDDMIN
- the LOC132921261 gene encoding choline transporter-like 1, with protein sequence MACFGFDRDAPEVPGQIRVRGCTDIVWLCAFLVLWCLMIFIAVFAFIYGDPLRLINGHDSFGNTCGSSGNPKMGKLSNLDTTDKKFLFYLDPVNIEHSMQICVKQCPDRDILALEDLQDFYNRTESLLCSYNFDLNNFTTDEALYKSNIFTTSLGPCPPFPVYKSHHVLNRCVPEELNNQTLPLIYNIYSMMNDWDFTEEILNDLYKTWPQMLYFTILAFVLTFIIILLIHFLTKIVAYILLIGVSLMVLVNVFLLWWEYFTLKMRLDNTIEAQTLSADACNEHTFLILSIIFTLFSVIILLLVLAMRKRLNFLSTLFHESADCLSKLPALYWQPMCTFAVLLGLYAFWTAVILHLATANYPGTRSLKLVTDFVEKNTTTNDSLISEESEKHFMPFINAVEFKDATWVRYMWWVYLIGLIWSSEFILACQHMIISGAVAKWYFTNGKNKKSVVLSSIYNLAFYHLGSIALGSLLIILFKIPRLILTTCHSKSNSTKTDNHCIKKTCTCCTYSFDNFFKYINHNAYTIVSMEGIGFCLAASRAWHVIVGNALRLGSINSIGDFILFLAKCLVTLIIGSLALFTLRSNPELHFHAIPIIIICIFTFFVAHCVISLHEVVIDTLFLCVCEDKNINGEMWHKSPIIKLSKSKKPIVKNSTNTQIVKTNT